Proteins encoded together in one Deinococcus hopiensis KR-140 window:
- a CDS encoding NUDIX hydrolase produces the protein MPTLSQLRELQAIAQAGLTYSRDPYDRERFERLLRLGAELLAAQTGQDPGGVHEHLRAERGYLTPKVDVRAVVLNGAGDVLLTREREDGRWSLPGGWADPGDSPREVAVREVREETGREVRAVRLLALLDKDKHAHPPELWAVYKVFIACELQSSEAGVHPDNTETLESGWFSPAELPPLSLGRNLPEQVRRMVELAQNPGLGVDVD, from the coding sequence ATGCCCACCCTTTCCCAACTCCGCGAACTCCAGGCCATCGCCCAGGCGGGCCTGACGTACAGCCGCGATCCCTATGACCGCGAGCGTTTCGAGCGGCTGCTGCGCCTGGGCGCAGAGTTGTTGGCGGCGCAGACGGGGCAGGACCCCGGCGGGGTCCACGAACACCTGCGGGCCGAACGCGGCTACCTGACGCCGAAGGTGGACGTGCGGGCGGTGGTGCTCAACGGGGCGGGCGACGTGCTGCTTACCCGCGAGCGCGAGGACGGGCGCTGGAGTCTCCCCGGTGGCTGGGCCGATCCTGGCGACAGCCCGCGCGAGGTGGCGGTGCGCGAAGTCCGCGAGGAAACCGGGCGTGAGGTGCGGGCCGTGCGCCTCCTCGCCCTGCTGGACAAGGACAAGCACGCACACCCGCCGGAGCTGTGGGCCGTCTACAAGGTGTTCATCGCGTGCGAATTGCAGAGCAGTGAAGCAGGCGTCCACCCAGACAACACCGAGACGCTGGAAAGCGGCTGGTTTTCGCCCGCCGAACTGCCGCCCCTGAGCCTGGGGCGCAACTTGCCCGAACAGGTGCGGCGAATGGTGGAGTTGGCGCAGAATCCGGGGTTGGGCGTGGATGTGGACTGA